From Arthrobacter sp. FW306-2-2C-D06B, a single genomic window includes:
- a CDS encoding SRPBCC family protein, whose translation MATVNRTIDVEVPVSVAYNQWTQFESFPEFMKGVEAVEQIDETALHFSTNVGGVKRDFNAQILEQVPDSLVSWASIDGPRNAGTVSFEPLSADRTRVSVEIEWEPESLAEKAGSLVGIDDMRVSADLDKFKKFIEERGYETGGWRGSVAAGDVDDSGAAASPAEATSELPAVDPDLTAPAAMEAADGGDTTRVGQYTEGDYGTERVTDLPAERVEGDYTTEETETPPRTSDR comes from the coding sequence ATGGCTACCGTCAACCGAACAATCGACGTAGAAGTTCCCGTTTCAGTGGCTTACAACCAATGGACCCAGTTCGAGTCTTTCCCGGAATTCATGAAGGGCGTCGAAGCGGTGGAACAAATCGACGAGACTGCCCTGCATTTTTCCACCAACGTGGGCGGCGTCAAGCGCGACTTCAACGCCCAAATCCTTGAGCAGGTCCCGGATTCACTGGTCAGCTGGGCCAGCATTGACGGACCAAGGAACGCGGGGACGGTAAGCTTCGAGCCACTGAGCGCGGACCGTACCCGCGTGAGTGTGGAGATCGAATGGGAGCCGGAGAGCCTTGCCGAAAAGGCGGGCTCGCTGGTGGGCATCGACGATATGCGGGTTTCAGCCGACCTCGACAAGTTCAAGAAATTCATCGAAGAGCGCGGCTACGAGACTGGCGGCTGGCGAGGCTCCGTGGCCGCCGGCGATGTCGACGACTCCGGGGCAGCAGCCTCCCCTGCGGAGGCCACTTCGGAGCTGCCCGCCGTCGATCCCGACTTGACGGCCCCTGCGGCCATGGAAGCGGCCGACGGCGGTGACACGACTCGCGTCGGCCAGTACACCGAGGGCGACTACGGTACGGAGCGCGTCACGGATCTCCCCGCCGAGCGGGTCGAAGGCGACTACACCACGGAAGAAACCGAAACCCCTCCGCGTACGTCGGACCGCTGA